One segment of Microcaecilia unicolor unplaced genomic scaffold, aMicUni1.1, whole genome shotgun sequence DNA contains the following:
- the LOC115459448 gene encoding nuclear factor 7, brain-like, with product MDMEREGQVLGEMVKSCAVLVESLSDEVTCPICLQFFQDPVRLECEHNFCLVCITRCWECAGSAYTCPLCRETCPQLPPKSNRLLASIAERVRSLRVDPVSTGTPVCAKHEEKLKLYCEDDEEPLCVVCGVSKEHKGHRVTPLHEAAELIKEKLWQGLLQLEKQRESVQDAHAQQQVLIQNLKEEASKLREHILSEYQKLRKFLEEEEEALLVQLQAEEQRILGEMQKVVQDLHQEKTALGQEIQRYQDKLAVKDMDILLKDLVALKDRCSQGPREWSVVSEALSHGVFKGPLQYAAWKKMRSLIHPAPADMTFDPLSANPYLVLSEDGTSARYCYTSQPRPESPRRFAFCACVLACQGFSSGCHYWEVEVGDQPDWDIGVAQESVDREGWLVLTPDNGYWTFGQVACSTVGVYLDYEAGRVSFYDAEMMEHLHTLTGSFSEKLYPFFFPSGDCKAKPLRLLRP from the exons atggacatggagagagaaggacag GTACTGGGAGAGATGGTCAAGTCATGTGCTGTGCTGGTGGAAAGCCTCAGTGATGAGGTGACCTGCCCTATCTGCCTGCAGTTTTTCCAGGACCCTGTGAGGTTGGAGTGCGAACACAACTTTTGTCTAGTCTGCATCACCCGCTGCTGGGAGTGTGCTGGGAGTGCCTACACCTGCCCGCTGTGCCGGGAGACCTGCCCCCAGCTGCCACCCAAGAGCAACCGGCTGCTGGCCAGCATCGCTGAACGAGTACGCAGCCTGCGCGTAGACCCTGTCTCCACAGGGACCCCGGTGTGCGCCAAGCATGAGGAGAAGCTGAAGCTGTACTGCGAGGACGACGAGGAGCCCCTCTGTGTGGTGTGTGGGGTCTCCAAGGAACACAAGGGCCACAGAGTGACACCCCTGCACGAAGCTGCGGAGCTGATAAag GAGAAATTATGGCAGGGCCTGCTTCAGCTGGAAAAGCAGAGGGAGTCTGTCCAGGATGCTCACGCTCAGCAGCAGGTGCTAATCCAAAACCTGAAG GAGGAGGCCTCCAAGCTGAGGGAGCACATCTTGTCAGAATACCAGAAGCTAAGGAAgttcctggaggaggaggaggaggccttgCTGGTACAGCTTCAAGCTGAGGAGCAAAGGATTCTGGGAGAAATGCAGAAGGTGGTCCAGGATCTGCACCAGGAGAAGACCGCACTGGGTCAGGAGATCCAGCGGTACCAGGACAAACTGGCGGTGAAGGACATGGACATCTTACTGAAG GATCTTGTGGCACTGAAGGACAG GTGCAGTCAAGGGCCTCGGGAGTGGTCTGTAGTGTCAGAGGCCCTGAGCCATGGAGTCTTCAAGGGGCCCCTGCAGTATGCGGCCTGGAAGAAGATGAGGTCATTAATTCATCCTG CACCGGCGGACATGACCTTCGACCCTCTCTCGGCTAACCCATACCTGGTTCTATCAGAAGACGGGACAAGTGCCCGGTATTGCTACACGTCTCAGCCACGGCCTGAGAGTCCCAGGCGTTTTGCGTTCTGTGCCTGTGTGCTGGCCTGTCAGGGCTTCTCCTCAGGCTGTCACTACTGGGAGGTGGAAGTGGGGGACCAGCCGGATTGGGACATCGGGGTGGCCCAGGAGTCTGTGGACAGGGAAGGCTGGCTCGTCCTCACCCCAGACAATGGCTACTGGACTTTTGGGCAGGTTGCCTGTAGCACTGTGGGTGTTTACCTCGACTACGAGGCTGGACGGGTGTCCTTTTACGACGCAGAAATGATGGAGCACCTCCACACCCTTACTGGCTCGTTCTCTGAGAAACTCTACCCCTTCTTCTTCCCGAGTGGAGACTGTAAAGCCAAACCACTCCGACTGCTGCGACCCTAA